Proteins encoded in a region of the Raphanus sativus cultivar WK10039 chromosome 8, ASM80110v3, whole genome shotgun sequence genome:
- the LOC108818899 gene encoding protein NPGR2-like, whose product MECLSSGEQMRLLEEQDNKRPYLDVVRSALSAAEKIDNVNIDQVDLSLRETSSLNYEEASALLGRIEYQKGNIEAALRVFERIDINGITIKMKTALTFRQEPKHRRRRRRPLPPPPMSKHAVSILFEAIFLKAKSLQRLGRFQEAAQSCGVILDIVEASSLSEADVNLKETLAKAAELLPQLWKLADSPRDAVSSYRRALLNHWDLDPETTARIQREYAVFLLYSGEEAASPNLRSQSEGSFIPRSNVEEAILLLMLLLRKVNQKRIITWDAADILDHLTFALTVAGDLTALAKQLEELSPEVLDQRELYHTLSLCYHGAGEDLVALGLLRKLEDPNSVSGLLMASKICGERSGLAEEGVDYARRAMGRSLGDECVQLDGAAHLVLGVALTESSRGSAATETERVARLSEGMRTLESADMADSRVLHRLALENAEERKLDSALAYAKQALKLGGESDLEVWLLLARVLSAQKRFSDAESVVDAAVNETGKWEQGKLLRLKAKLRVARGEVKDGIETYAQLLALLRVQSKSLGSAKNVEGLRSLELGTWHDLAHIYINLSQWRDAETCLKRSRLIAPYSPVIYHTEGVLYKRRGQLEEAMEAFITALDIDPMHVPSLISKAEILLEVGNESSVAVVRSFLMEALRIDRLNHSAWYTLGKMFRAEGSVSSMQEAVECFQAAVTLEETMPVEPFR is encoded by the exons ATGGAGTGTTTATCTTCTGGTGAACAGATGAGACTTTTAGAGGAACAAGACAACAAGCGACCATACCTTGATGTAGTAAGATCAGCTTTATCAGCTGCTGAGAAGATTGATAATGTGAACATTGACCAAGTAGACTTATCTCTGCGTGAGACTAGCTCATTGAACTACGAG gAGGCGAGCGCACTTTTGGGGAGGATTGAGTATCAGAAAGGGAACATAGAGGCGGCATTGCGAGTCTTTGAAAGGATTGATATCAATGGGATCACAATAAAGATGAAAACAGCTCTAACATTTAGACAAGAACCAAaacatagaagaagaagaagaaggcctcttcctcctcctcccatGTCTAAACACGCTGTTAGTATACTCTTCGAAGCTATTTTCCTTAAAGCAAAGTCTCTCCAGCGTCTAGGAAGGTTCCAAG AAGCTGCACAGTCTTGCGGAGTTATTCTCGACATAGTGGAGGCTTCTTCTTTATCCGAAGCTGATGTTAACTTGAAGGAGACGCTAGCGAAAGCGGCTGAGCTGCTTCCTCAGCTGTGGAAGCTAGCTGACTCGCCGCGCGATGCTGTCTCCTCTTACAGAAGAGCGCTTCTCAATCACTGGGATCTTGATCCCGAAACCACAGCGAGGATACAGAGAGAGTACGCAGTGTTTCTTCTCTACTCCGGTGAAGAAGCTGCGTCGCCGAACCTTCGTTCTCAGAGCGAAGGATCTTTCATTCCGAGGAGCAACGTGGAGGAAGCTATTCTTCTTCTCATGTTGCTTCTCAGGAAAGTTAACCAGAAGAGAATCATCACCTGGGATGCTGCGGACATCTTGGACCATCTCACGTTCGCTCTCACGGTGGCAGGGGATCTAACCGCTCTGGCTAAACAGCTCGAAGAGCTTAGCCCTGAGGTGTTAGACCAGAGGGAGCTTTATCACACATTGTCTTTGTGTTACCACGGTGCGGGAGAAGATCTTGTAGCGCTCGGTTTACTAAGGAAGCTGGAGGATCCGAACAGTGTATCTGGTTTGCTGATGGCTTCCAAGATATGTGGTGAGAGGTCTGGACTCGCTGAGGAAGGCGTAGACTATGCGAGGAGAGCTATGGGAAGAAGCTTAGGCGACGAATGCGTTCAGTTAGACGGTGCAGCGCATCTTGTTTTAGGCGTTGCACTCACTGAAAGCTCGAGGGGATCAGCGGCTACTGAGACAGAGCGTGTAGCTAGGCTATCCGAGGGGATGCGGACTCTGGAGTCCGCGGATATGGCGGACTCCAGAGTCCTGCACCGTCTGGCGTTGGAGAACGCAGAGGAGAGGAAGCTTGATTCAGCATTGGCTTACGCTAAGCAAGCTTTGAAGCTTGGAGGAGAGTCTGATCTCGAAGTATGGTTGCTTCTGGCTCGTGTTTTGTCTGCTCAGAAGCGGTTTTCAGACGCGGAGAGCGTCGTGGATGCAGCGGTTAACGAGACGGGGAAGTGGGAgcaagggaagctgttgcgtcTGAAGGCAAAGCTCCGTGTAGCCAGAGGAGAAGTTAAGGATGGTATCGAGACTTACGCACAGCTTCTCGCACTCCTTCGTGTTCAAAGCAAAAGCTTGGGTTCTGCAAAGAATGTAGAGGGTTTGAGGAGTCTTGAGCTCGGGACGTGGCATGATCTCGCGCATATCTATATAAACCTCTCGCAGTGGCGTGACGCGGAGACATGTCTCAAGAGGTCAAGACTCATCGCTCCTTACTCTCCTGTGATATACCACACCGAAGGTGTTCTGTACAAGAGACGGGGCCAGTTAGAAGAAGCCATGGAGGCGTTTATAACTGCGCTAGACATCGATCCGATGCACGTCCCGAGCCTAATATCCAAGGCTGAGATTCTACTGGAGGTTGGGAACGAATCAAGCGTAGCAGTTGTGAGAAGCTTTTTAATGGAGGCTCTTAGGATTGATAGGTTGAACCACTCTGCTTGGTACACTCTTGGGAAGATGTTCAGAGCTGAAGGATCTGTCTCGTCTATGCAAGAAGCTGTCGAGTGTTTTCAGGCTGCGGTTACACTGGAGGAAACAATGCCAGTGGAGCCATTCAGATGA
- the LOC108822181 gene encoding rab GTPase-activating protein 22 isoform X1 encodes MIGCEFMWKLGGEDLQGYFPVRSECQADVPRTRFKSRAGKTLSARRWHAAFTEDGHLDMERVLRRIQRGGIHPSIKGEVWEFLLGGYDPDSTFDERTKLRNHRREQYYAWKEECQKMVPLVGSGKFVTMAIIAEDGQPLEESSVENQEWLVKTSVTDKRVLQWMLVLSQIGLDVIRTDRYLCFYESESNQARLWDVLAIYTWLNPDIGYVQGMNDICSPMIILLEDEADAFWCFERAMRRLRENFRTTETSMGVQTQLGMLSQVIQTVDPRLHQHLEDLDGGEYLFAIRMLMVLFRREFSFLDALYLWEMMWAMEYNPNNFASYEKTENGTKQDPRLLKQYGKFERKYVKSGQDEQHHNTLAVFVVASVLETKNKRLLKEAKGLDDVVQILGGIAGNLDARKACKEALKIHEKFLRKANKQ; translated from the exons ATGATTGGTTGTGAATTTATGTGGAAATTAGGAGGAGAAGATTTGCAAGGTTACTTTCCAGTTAGATCAGAATGTCAAGCAGATGTTCCAAGAACACGATTCAAATCAAGG GCTGGCAAAACTCTAAGCGCTAGAAGATGGCACGCAGCGTTTACTGAGGATGGTCATTTGGATATGGAGAGAGTTCTTCGTCGTATACAGCGAGGG GGGATTCATCCATCAATCAAAGGAGAGGTTTGGGAGTTTTTGTTAGGTGGTTACGATCCAGACAGCACGTTTGATGAAAGAACCAAGCTGAGGAACCACAGAAG GGAGCAGTACTATGCTTGGAAAGAAGAATGTCAAAAGATGGTTCCTCTCGTTGGTAGTGGCAAGTTTGTAACAATGGCTATTATTGCTGAAGATGGACAGCCATTAGAAGAATCATCAGTAGAGAATCAAGAATGGCTTGTGAAAACCTCTGTAACGGACAAGCGTGTGCTACAGTGGATGCTAGTGCTGAGTCAAATTG GTCTTGATGTTATCAGAACGGATCGTTATCTCTGCTTTTACGAGAGTGAGAGTAATCAAGCAAGACTCTGGGATGTTCTTGCCATATACACATGGTTGAATCCTGATATTGGTTATGTTCAAG GAATGAATGATATATGTTCTCCGATGATAATCTTGCTAGAAGATGAAGCTGATGCTTTCTGGTGCTTTGAGCGTGCAATGAGAAGACTA AGAGAAAACTTCAGGACAACTGAGACATCAATGGGGGTACAGACTCAGCTTGGTATGCTCTCACAGGTTATTCAAACCGTTGATCCTAGGCTCCACCAACATCTAG AGGATCTAGACGGTGGAGAGTATCTGTTTGCTATAAGGATGTTGATGGTTTTATTCAGGAGAGAGTTCTCCTTCCTTGATGCCTTGTACCTTTGGGAG ATGATGTGGGCTATGGAGTACAATCCAAACAACTTTGCATCATATGAAAAAACAGAGAACGGAACCAAACAGGATCCGCGGTTACTGAAGCAGTATGGAAAGTTTGAGAGAAAGTATGTAAAGAGTGGTCAGGACGAGCAACATCACAACACGCTTGCTGTTTTCGTTGTGGCGAGTGTTCTTGAAACAAAGAACAAACGTCTCTTAAAAGAAGCTAAAGGCCTAGACGACGTTGTTCAG ATATTGGGTGGTATTGCGGGTAATTTGGACGCAAGAAAAGCGTGTAAAGAAGCGTTGAAGATTCATGAAAAGTTTTTGAGAAAG GCTAATAAGCAATAG
- the LOC108822181 gene encoding uncharacterized protein LOC108822181 isoform X2 gives MVPLVGSGKFVTMAIIAEDGQPLEESSVENQEWLVKTSVTDKRVLQWMLVLSQIGLDVIRTDRYLCFYESESNQARLWDVLAIYTWLNPDIGYVQGMNDICSPMIILLEDEADAFWCFERAMRRLRENFRTTETSMGVQTQLGMLSQVIQTVDPRLHQHLEDLDGGEYLFAIRMLMVLFRREFSFLDALYLWEMMWAMEYNPNNFASYEKTENGTKQDPRLLKQYGKFERKYVKSGQDEQHHNTLAVFVVASVLETKNKRLLKEAKGLDDVVQILGGIAGNLDARKACKEALKIHEKFLRKANKQ, from the exons ATGGTTCCTCTCGTTGGTAGTGGCAAGTTTGTAACAATGGCTATTATTGCTGAAGATGGACAGCCATTAGAAGAATCATCAGTAGAGAATCAAGAATGGCTTGTGAAAACCTCTGTAACGGACAAGCGTGTGCTACAGTGGATGCTAGTGCTGAGTCAAATTG GTCTTGATGTTATCAGAACGGATCGTTATCTCTGCTTTTACGAGAGTGAGAGTAATCAAGCAAGACTCTGGGATGTTCTTGCCATATACACATGGTTGAATCCTGATATTGGTTATGTTCAAG GAATGAATGATATATGTTCTCCGATGATAATCTTGCTAGAAGATGAAGCTGATGCTTTCTGGTGCTTTGAGCGTGCAATGAGAAGACTA AGAGAAAACTTCAGGACAACTGAGACATCAATGGGGGTACAGACTCAGCTTGGTATGCTCTCACAGGTTATTCAAACCGTTGATCCTAGGCTCCACCAACATCTAG AGGATCTAGACGGTGGAGAGTATCTGTTTGCTATAAGGATGTTGATGGTTTTATTCAGGAGAGAGTTCTCCTTCCTTGATGCCTTGTACCTTTGGGAG ATGATGTGGGCTATGGAGTACAATCCAAACAACTTTGCATCATATGAAAAAACAGAGAACGGAACCAAACAGGATCCGCGGTTACTGAAGCAGTATGGAAAGTTTGAGAGAAAGTATGTAAAGAGTGGTCAGGACGAGCAACATCACAACACGCTTGCTGTTTTCGTTGTGGCGAGTGTTCTTGAAACAAAGAACAAACGTCTCTTAAAAGAAGCTAAAGGCCTAGACGACGTTGTTCAG ATATTGGGTGGTATTGCGGGTAATTTGGACGCAAGAAAAGCGTGTAAAGAAGCGTTGAAGATTCATGAAAAGTTTTTGAGAAAG GCTAATAAGCAATAG
- the LOC108822181 gene encoding rab GTPase-activating protein 22 isoform X3, with amino-acid sequence MIGCEFMWKLGGEDLQGYFPVRSECQADVPRTRFKSRAGKTLSARRWHAAFTEDGHLDMERVLRRIQRGGIHPSIKGEVWEFLLGGYDPDSTFDERTKLRNHRREQYYAWKEECQKMVPLVGSGKFVTMAIIAEDGQPLEESSVENQEWLVKTSVTDKRVLQWMLVLSQIGLDVIRTDRYLCFYESESNQARLWDVLAIYTWLNPDIGYVQGMNDICSPMIILLEDEADAFWCFERAMRRLRENFRTTETSMGVQTQLGMLSQVIQTVDPRLHQHLEDLDGGEYLFAIRMLMVLFRREFSFLDALYLWETVVSDDVGYGVQSKQLCII; translated from the exons ATGATTGGTTGTGAATTTATGTGGAAATTAGGAGGAGAAGATTTGCAAGGTTACTTTCCAGTTAGATCAGAATGTCAAGCAGATGTTCCAAGAACACGATTCAAATCAAGG GCTGGCAAAACTCTAAGCGCTAGAAGATGGCACGCAGCGTTTACTGAGGATGGTCATTTGGATATGGAGAGAGTTCTTCGTCGTATACAGCGAGGG GGGATTCATCCATCAATCAAAGGAGAGGTTTGGGAGTTTTTGTTAGGTGGTTACGATCCAGACAGCACGTTTGATGAAAGAACCAAGCTGAGGAACCACAGAAG GGAGCAGTACTATGCTTGGAAAGAAGAATGTCAAAAGATGGTTCCTCTCGTTGGTAGTGGCAAGTTTGTAACAATGGCTATTATTGCTGAAGATGGACAGCCATTAGAAGAATCATCAGTAGAGAATCAAGAATGGCTTGTGAAAACCTCTGTAACGGACAAGCGTGTGCTACAGTGGATGCTAGTGCTGAGTCAAATTG GTCTTGATGTTATCAGAACGGATCGTTATCTCTGCTTTTACGAGAGTGAGAGTAATCAAGCAAGACTCTGGGATGTTCTTGCCATATACACATGGTTGAATCCTGATATTGGTTATGTTCAAG GAATGAATGATATATGTTCTCCGATGATAATCTTGCTAGAAGATGAAGCTGATGCTTTCTGGTGCTTTGAGCGTGCAATGAGAAGACTA AGAGAAAACTTCAGGACAACTGAGACATCAATGGGGGTACAGACTCAGCTTGGTATGCTCTCACAGGTTATTCAAACCGTTGATCCTAGGCTCCACCAACATCTAG AGGATCTAGACGGTGGAGAGTATCTGTTTGCTATAAGGATGTTGATGGTTTTATTCAGGAGAGAGTTCTCCTTCCTTGATGCCTTGTACCTTTGGGAG ACTGTGGTTTCAGATGATGTGGGCTATGGAGTACAATCCAAACAACTTTGCATCATATGA
- the LOC108822180 gene encoding casein kinase 1-like protein 6 isoform X2, translating to MELKMDNVIGGKFKLGRKIGGGSFGELFLGVSVQTGEEVAVKLEPAKTKHPQLHYESKIYMLLQGGTGIPSLKWFGVQGDYNAMVIDLLGPSLEDLFNYCNRKLTLKAVLMLADQLISRVEYMHSRGFLHRDIKPDNFLMGLGRKANQVYIIDFGLAKKYRDLQTHRHIPYRENKNLTGTARYASVNTHLGVEQSRRDDLESLGYVLMYFLRGSLPWQGLKAGTKKQKYDRISEKKVSTPIEVLCKSYPPEFVSYFQYCRSLRFEDKPDYSYLRRLFRDLFIREGYQFDYVFDWTALKHPQSSSTARSSSHGRHRTGNNKPGVAAAGPSGEKPERVSVGKEIRDRFSGAVEAFARRNATGASPHENHTIHRTLDDVPSPMRPALNMVSEKGRNTSRYGSASRRAVASGSRPSSSGEQGESRGSSRAASSGGGVGRPSVFQRTQAPAAAGVTGYESKTASAFNRNRVSASRTARDEALRSFELLSIRK from the exons ATGGAGTTGAAAATGGATAATGTAATCGGTGGCAAGTTTAAGCTTGGTCGTAAGATCGGTGGTGGCTCTTTTGGAGAGCTTTTTctag GTGTTAGTGTGCAAACAGGAGAAGAAGTCGCTGTAAAGCTG GAGCCTGCGAAAACTAAGCATCCACAACTTCATTATGAGTCCAAGATATACATGCTTCTGCAAGGAGGAA CTGGTATCCCTAGCCTCAAGTGGTTTGGTGTCCAGGGAGATTATAATGCGATGGTGATTGATCTGCTTGGACCGAGTTTGGAGGATTTGTTCAACTATTGTAATAGGAAACTCACCTTGAAGGCAGTTTTGATGCTTGCGGATCAACTT ATTAGCAGAGTTGAATATATGCATTCAAGAGGGTTTCTTCACCGTGACATCAAACCAGACAATTTCTTGATGGGACTTGGTCGCAAAGCAAACCAG GTGTATATCATTGATTTTGGCCTTGCAAAGAAGTATAGGGATCTCCAAACACATAGACACATCCCCTacag agaaaacaaGAACCTTACTGGCACAGCTCGGTATGCTAGCGTCAACACTCACCTTGGTGTTG agcAAAGTCGGAGGGATGATCTAGAGTCTCTTGGTTACGTGCTCATGTATTTCCTCAGAGGAAG CCTCCCATGGCAGGGACTAAAAGCCGGCACAAAGAAGCAGAAGTATGACAGAATCAGCGAGAAGAAAGTTTCAACTCCTATAGAG GTCTTGTGCAAGTCCTATCCACCCGAGTTCGTATCATACTTTCAGTACTGCAGGTCTTTGCGATTCGAAGACAAACCAGACTACTCTTATCTAAGGAGGCTATTCCGAGACTTGTTTATCCGTGAAGGTTATCAGTTTGACTATGTATTCGACTGGACCGCATTGAAACACCCTCAGAGTAGTTCCACTGCCCGTTCCAGCTCCCACGGAAGG cATCGTACAGGTAATAATAAGCCAGGGGTGGCCGCTGCAGGACCGTCTGGTGAAAAACCTGAAAGGGTTTCAG TTGGGAAGGAGATCCGAGACAGATTCTCAGGTGCGGTTGAAGCATTCGCGAGAAGGAACGCTACTGGAGCTAGTCCACATGAGAATCATACCATACATCGAACTCTTGACGATGTCCCTTCACCAATGAGACCTGCTctg AATATGGTATCTGAGAAAGGAAGAAACACTTCAAGATACGGAAGTGCTTCAAGGAGAGCAGTAGCCTCTGGAAGTAGACCGAGCTCATCAGGGGAACAAGGAGAGAGCCGCGGCTCGAGCCGTGCGGCCTCAAGCGGAGGAGGAGTTGGCAGACCATCAGTCTTTCAGAGAACACAAGCGCCAGCTGCAGCTGGTGTGACCGGATACGAGTCAAAGACTGCATCTGCCTTCAACCGTAACAGAGTGTCTGCTTCGAGGACTGCACGTGACGAGGCACTCAGAAGCTTCGAGCTTCTTTCCATCCGCAAATga
- the LOC108819530 gene encoding thioredoxin-like fold domain-containing protein MRL7, chloroplastic, whose protein sequence is MNLPLVACFAPRTPTLHTGLNYISSDTNRSSTLVFTASIPSRNTKPLAAVSSDSVPDPDSDLRPRNETQSRRENFPTKVPRKPKRGRRSEADAVEDFVRSSLEKTFSTIREQNPEVFENKEKASFIKDRATQSDDEDDESEGEEGEMVVEEEDPDWPVDTDVGWGIRASEYFDTHPIKNVVGEDGAVIDWEGEIDDAWVKEINCLEWESFAFHPSPLVVLVFERYKRASDNWKTLKELEKAIKVYWDAKDRLPPRAVKIDLNIETDLAYALKAKECPQILFLRGNRILYREKDFRTADELVQMIAHFYYKARRPSWIDKANVTPYC, encoded by the exons atgaatcTTCCACTAGTAGCCTGCTTCGCGCCAAGAACACCGACGCTTCACACAGGCTTGAATTACATCTCTTCCGACACTAACCGGAGCTCAACACTGGTTTTCACGGCGAGCATACCATCCCGGAACACGAAACCTCTCGCCGCTGTTTCCTCTGATTCCGTACCCGACCCTGACTCCGATCTCAGACCCAGAAACGAAACTCAGTCTCGTCGCGAGAACTTTCCGACGAAGGTACCGCGTAAACCGAAGCGAGGACGGCGGAGCGAGGCGGACGCCGTGGAGGATTTCGTGAGAAGCTCCCTCGAGAAGACGTTCTCCACCATACGAGAGCAGAATCCTGAAGTTTTCGAGAACAAGGAGAAGGCGAGTTTCATCAAAGACAGAGCCACGCAAAGCGACGACGAAGACGATGAAAgcgaaggagaagaaggagagatgGTGGTGGAAGAGGAGGATCCAGATTGGCCGGTGGATACGGACGTCGGATGGGGAATCAGAGCTTCGGAGTACTTCGATACGCATCCCATCAAGAACGTGGTGGGAGAAGACGGGGCTGTGATCGACTGGGAAGGCGAGATTGATGACGCCTGGGTGAAAGAGATCAATTGTTTGGAGTGGGAGAGCTTCGCCTTTCACCCTAGCCCTCTCGTCGTCCTCGTATTCGAGCGTTACAAGAG GGCAAGTGATAACTGGAAGACATTGAAGGAGCTTGAGAAAGCCATCAAAGTGTATTGGGATGCTAAAGATCGACTACCTCCACGT GCGGTTAAGATTGACCTGAACATCGAGACAGATTTGGCATATGCTCTTAAAGCCAAGGAGTGTCCACAGATTCTGTTTTTACGGGGAAACCGGATTTTGTACAGGGAGAAAG ATTTTCGTACGGCGGATGAGTTGGTTCAGATGATTGCGCATTTCTACTATAAAGCAAGGAGACCTTCGTGGATAGACAAGGCTAACGTAACCCCGTATTGCTAG
- the LOC108822180 gene encoding casein kinase 1-like protein 6 isoform X1, producing the protein MELKMDNVIGGKFKLGRKIGGGSFGELFLGVSVQTGEEVAVKLEPAKTKHPQLHYESKIYMLLQGGTGIPSLKWFGVQGDYNAMVIDLLGPSLEDLFNYCNRKLTLKAVLMLADQLISRVEYMHSRGFLHRDIKPDNFLMGLGRKANQVYIIDFGLAKKYRDLQTHRHIPYRENKNLTGTARYASVNTHLGVEQSRRDDLESLGYVLMYFLRGSLPWQGLKAGTKKQKYDRISEKKVSTPIEVLCKSYPPEFVSYFQYCRSLRFEDKPDYSYLRRLFRDLFIREGYQFDYVFDWTALKHPQSSSTARSSSHGRHRTGNNKPGVAAAGPSGEKPERVSGISFYRVGKEIRDRFSGAVEAFARRNATGASPHENHTIHRTLDDVPSPMRPALNMVSEKGRNTSRYGSASRRAVASGSRPSSSGEQGESRGSSRAASSGGGVGRPSVFQRTQAPAAAGVTGYESKTASAFNRNRVSASRTARDEALRSFELLSIRK; encoded by the exons ATGGAGTTGAAAATGGATAATGTAATCGGTGGCAAGTTTAAGCTTGGTCGTAAGATCGGTGGTGGCTCTTTTGGAGAGCTTTTTctag GTGTTAGTGTGCAAACAGGAGAAGAAGTCGCTGTAAAGCTG GAGCCTGCGAAAACTAAGCATCCACAACTTCATTATGAGTCCAAGATATACATGCTTCTGCAAGGAGGAA CTGGTATCCCTAGCCTCAAGTGGTTTGGTGTCCAGGGAGATTATAATGCGATGGTGATTGATCTGCTTGGACCGAGTTTGGAGGATTTGTTCAACTATTGTAATAGGAAACTCACCTTGAAGGCAGTTTTGATGCTTGCGGATCAACTT ATTAGCAGAGTTGAATATATGCATTCAAGAGGGTTTCTTCACCGTGACATCAAACCAGACAATTTCTTGATGGGACTTGGTCGCAAAGCAAACCAG GTGTATATCATTGATTTTGGCCTTGCAAAGAAGTATAGGGATCTCCAAACACATAGACACATCCCCTacag agaaaacaaGAACCTTACTGGCACAGCTCGGTATGCTAGCGTCAACACTCACCTTGGTGTTG agcAAAGTCGGAGGGATGATCTAGAGTCTCTTGGTTACGTGCTCATGTATTTCCTCAGAGGAAG CCTCCCATGGCAGGGACTAAAAGCCGGCACAAAGAAGCAGAAGTATGACAGAATCAGCGAGAAGAAAGTTTCAACTCCTATAGAG GTCTTGTGCAAGTCCTATCCACCCGAGTTCGTATCATACTTTCAGTACTGCAGGTCTTTGCGATTCGAAGACAAACCAGACTACTCTTATCTAAGGAGGCTATTCCGAGACTTGTTTATCCGTGAAGGTTATCAGTTTGACTATGTATTCGACTGGACCGCATTGAAACACCCTCAGAGTAGTTCCACTGCCCGTTCCAGCTCCCACGGAAGG cATCGTACAGGTAATAATAAGCCAGGGGTGGCCGCTGCAGGACCGTCTGGTGAAAAACCTGAAAGGGTTTCAGGTATTTCTTTTTACAGAG TTGGGAAGGAGATCCGAGACAGATTCTCAGGTGCGGTTGAAGCATTCGCGAGAAGGAACGCTACTGGAGCTAGTCCACATGAGAATCATACCATACATCGAACTCTTGACGATGTCCCTTCACCAATGAGACCTGCTctg AATATGGTATCTGAGAAAGGAAGAAACACTTCAAGATACGGAAGTGCTTCAAGGAGAGCAGTAGCCTCTGGAAGTAGACCGAGCTCATCAGGGGAACAAGGAGAGAGCCGCGGCTCGAGCCGTGCGGCCTCAAGCGGAGGAGGAGTTGGCAGACCATCAGTCTTTCAGAGAACACAAGCGCCAGCTGCAGCTGGTGTGACCGGATACGAGTCAAAGACTGCATCTGCCTTCAACCGTAACAGAGTGTCTGCTTCGAGGACTGCACGTGACGAGGCACTCAGAAGCTTCGAGCTTCTTTCCATCCGCAAATga